The Culex quinquefasciatus strain JHB chromosome 2, VPISU_Cqui_1.0_pri_paternal, whole genome shotgun sequence genome contains the following window.
ACATGGATTTTCGTCGACGAACATAGGCGTATTTTACTTCTACTCGGATTGAATAGCATTCGATTTAGTAAGTCTCTAGACTATATACTAAGTATTCTGCTTTCAGTCAAAAAGGATCGCAAAGttattatttgaaattgttttaaaaatccattttaaatcctttgcggtcgtacaaagggttattgtacccagaaaattaagctttatcattgtgaacaataatattagcaatttagttgaattttagaactcaATCAACGAATCGCCTCTATATATACATGTACATTCTCAATACATTTATTTGTGTATGAACCGAGAAGAGGAAGCCCCCATTCactaaggtggattaagtaacgtttttatggaatatctcaggattgaaatcgaattttggggatctgttaaATCAAAAAGGTgcggcattgtgagctgcaaaaATTTGTGTTCTtatctcaatttggcccaaaatacatgtacgacaagttagcatgacGGCGACGTAATAGTGATTTTGGCCGATGAATCCAAATCTGGAATCAGACCAATGGTCACCTTGCGGGGTAAATGGTTAAAtgaatcaatattaaaaaatttcacttaaaaaatttttgttataaagacGACATTACATGGCCAAAAAAAAGTCCTTGATAAAATTGGGCAGAATTTTTCCAAAGTTCTGGGCATATTtagcgaaataaaaaataatagcaaACTTGGTTgtggacacttagaaaattttcgaacgAATTGATAATTCCCACCCCCCTAaggtcaataataaaaaaaatcaacattaaaatttttcacTATTTgtaatagagcagttctctcagatttcggtcattcgatttttatttttttttaatccgactgaaacttttttggtgccttcggtatgcccaaagaagccactttgcatcattagtttgtccatataatttttcatacaaaaatgatgtatgaaaattcaaaaatctgtatcttttgaaggaattttttgatctatttggtgtcttcggcaaagttgtaggtatggatatggactacactggaaaaaatggtaCAGGGTAAAtaacattttggtgattttttatttgactttttgtcactaaaactcagccgtcccctaacatgacagttttagtgagttgcgcgtatccacGGACAGATGGcgagtgggcctcgtcggagtccgcccaatAAATACGCAACCCAAAATTTGCACGGGAAACTTTTTATTTGTAACGGCTTTCGCGACCCGCtcacttcaactgttctagactaatatttgaacgtggcgtatctctaaacaagttttttaagaaaatgattcTAGACTgcatattttgtcgttttaaactgaAACAAGGCAAACACTTTGTTtaattaaactattcgccattttcaaaagtttggctagaaaatatcgaaggccgccatcttaggcccactgggcccacaaaaaggggtacgctcagtttgtatgggagctgtcaacatgctcccgggctgctaaaacttgatttgcaaaaaaaaactctatttttattttttttatacgttttagagcacattaaattgaaatttggatagagtgcaccgttttcaagttaaatccatttttatgtgacttttttgaaaataatcgagtttttatttttttttgccttcctcactgagataaggctataatcctgctcgaaaaatgaacttttgaaatacagctcgtagacctatattcatgtatacctatcgactcagaatcgaaaactgaacaaatgtctgtgtgtgtgtatgtgggtgtgtgtgtgtgtatgtgtgtgtgtatgtgtgtttgtgtgtatgtatgtatgtgttcaaaattcttgccaagttttctcagcactggctggaccgattttgatcaaaccggttgcattcgacttggtttagggtcccatacatcgctattgaattgtttgaagtttcgataagtagttcaaaagttatatataaaaatgtgttttcacattaatccggatctcacttatatgcatgaaaactatgtccagatccatcatccgacccatcgttgattagataatcgagagacctttccaacgaatccaaaacatcgaagatctggcaaccctgtctcgagatatgtcctcttaagtggtattgatgcacttttttgaagccggatcacacttaaatgtatggaaactatgtccggatccaccatccgacgcatcgttggttaggtaatcgaaaaacctttccaacgagtccaaaacattgaaatctggcaaccttgtctcgagttatgattacttaagttaTATGTTTGTACGTTTTTTCTGGAttcaaaaaatagctgaaatatgtgtccaaaccactcatattacccattgttggtaaaaaaagaggaaggcatcaaccacataggtggattaagttagttttagtataacttttgttaaatatAAGTATTAAGtatcatgttggcaaaattgctctaaaatgttcaaggcaagtcacctgcaatggaacaatacaaaaacatgatgttttgctagaaaaatgttgatttttgtagagtgtctcattgttccccagctgtctcattgtttccTACCAAGTGCGtcaacaatgagacagttgaataactctggctgtagatgtcggatcgatctcatattttggtcaatgatagaacacattaaaagaaagataatacaactaaaagctcattaagacatgctgatgaaaaaattagaaaaatcgttgaaagttgaaaaccaaaagtgtctcattgatgactaccctaccctagttcaaaagttacgtataaaaaagtgtcagagttgcgaatcggatctcacataaatgcatgtaaactatatccaaaCCCCTcactcgacccatcgttggttaggttatcaaaaggcctttcaaacgagtccaaaacattgaagttctggcaaccctgtctcaagttatgatcacttaagtgatatttatgtacttttttgatgccggatctcacttaaatgcatgtaaactatgtccggatccatcttccgaccgatcgttggttaagtaatcaaaagacctttcttatgagtccaaaacattgaagatctgacaacgctcagtctcaagttatgaccgcttaagtgacatttgtgtatttttttttattaagaaacaagccttacctggCAAAgatcgttctgccttttttcgtttgttgacgtttttgacttttttgcttattcagcttcctgtgatcaaaacttaATTCTAACTTTTGGCactcacgaacttaccatacgaacccaacgcaacaaagagcacctcgatcggacgttccgtgttgaattgattcgcgttcgaacaaaaccgtcgaaattttgtatatatatagaagatagatagaattgAGTGGTGTTGGTGATATGTGGCGTTTTGACCAGAGCACGGAGAAGCGAAGAAAGCAGCATTGGAAATAAATAACAAGAACAAGGAGgataggaaaaaaataatgcttcAGTGGTTGTTTAGTGAAAAATTGTTTACGATTGAGTTGTTTTTTGATCGGAAACGGGAGAGCAAGAATGTGAGCGAAAACTTTCGCTTCTGTGTGTTGTTCTGTGTTGTTCTCAAAGCTTTGGCTTAAAGATGACATGTGCGCGTGTGCGTAGGGCCCCTTGGGCCAGAGCTTTCATGCGTGGACTGGGAGTAGTGCGGAAGTGATTTAGATGTCACTGGAAAGCCGGAGGGCTGGATTTGTTTTCCTGCTTGTTGGCTGATTCCAACGAGGAGGCCAGCATCCACGCCAGCATCTCACCGGAATAAACCGAAGCTGAACTTGGTGAGTTCGTTTCATGTTGTTTGTTTAGTGAGTGGTACTGTGTGAGTGAGATTGGAATGAACGGAAGAAGCTTCGGCAGTGTTTGACATTTGTGGATCATGTGGATCCTAAAAGTTCCACAGaaaccctgactgaaaagtccgtcggacgtccgtcgtttgtcgtccgtgcaaccgtacgacgtcgcacgacaatgtcgtgcgacattcgcacgaatgtcatacgtttttgcaccaaaatgtcgtatttgtcgtgcgatcgatcatcgaaattgttcgacattgtcgtacgacattcgaccgacgtcgcacggttttgttatttaggttgtcgtgcctttgtcgtgtgctgttttttcaggtttttaggttatgttgcagttaaaaaatagatgattgtttatttttaatttattttattttttcatgtaatttgcacaTTTccccacagtaaaaaaatcaattatttcatTATACTTGTTGTGTCGCGGATCTTCACGTACATCTTGGTGTCGTCTTCCGGTTGGTCTTCCAGTTCTCCTTGTCGCTCGGCATCTTGGCCGGAATtttttggcgttgtcttccgGGTCCGGATTTTGTCAGCCATCTTTTCGAGCCGACGCCAGCGTGCGGGGCAGCATCTTGATCAAGAAGGACTATTGCTCCTCGACTAGCCGCAGATACGGCGGGGTGCGGCGCCACCGTTTATGTCCCATGGATTGATGGCCACCGGAGTACGGGACAACGTCGGTTTACGAACTGCTGGAGCAGGTGTTTTTGCGGTCGTTACAGCTTCCGTTCAACAAGCTGCGTGGAACAACACGGAGACGCTGGGTTGTTAGCAGGATCAGATTGGAATATGTTTGGTTACCTGAAAAAAAGATAACGTCATTCGGCTGAATAATCATATCCAaatcatatctagagttttgttGTTGAAACAAAGGGAATCTCATGACAGATATCatactcaaaaaatctgtgaaaattcataaaataattaattgtggaatattcaaaagtttaactttcaatgtaaaattttgaaaacaaattaattaaaaaagtagttaattaaaccttattttattcagaaaataaagattaaagcaaatttaagacaacaaaatattctaacattttaaatttcaaattaaaaatcaacattaaCGCAAGTTTCATGGAGAAACCCCATCTGgacctgtttaaatatttttgattttttttaaattaaaatgcataTGTTTCTGAAGACTTGGGGTCTTCATGCTTTGAAGAAGCTAAGAACTTAAAagactttaaataattttaaaatgttcgaatgtttaaattaatcgtaaaaattcaaaatatctgaataatttaaaaatgaaatttaatgtttgatatttttgaaatttacaaatatcaagaattaaaagaatacactcaaaacccgatggtttgacacaaactgttgtcaaatgaaaggggtcactttttagtttgacacccattttacaaacgaaaaagtgaccaaccaccgggggctgAGTGTAAtacaacataaaaatttaagagattaaaaattgtagaacctaagaattcaaaattataatttttttttagaatttagagttttagaactttaaaattctgaaacacttaaattgttaatttctataaatctttaattctaaaattttaagatcacaaaattctaaaattaaaaaaaaaaatattcctaaaattctaaaatctaaaattctaaaattctaaaattctaaaattttagaattttagaattttagaattttagaattttagaattttagaattttagaattttagaattttagaattttagaattttagaattttagaattttagaattttagaattttagaattttagaattttagaattttagaattttagaattttagaattttagaattttagaattttagaattttagaattttagaattttagaatttcagaatttcagaatttcagaattttagaattttagaattttagaattttagaattttagaattttagaattttagaattttagaattttagaattttagaattttagaattttagaattttagaattttagaattttagaattttagaattttaattttagaattttagaattttagaattttagaattttagaattttagaattttagaattttagaattttagaattttagaattttagaattttagaattttagaattttagaattttagaattttagaattttagaattttagaattttagaattttagaattttagaattttagaattttagaattttagaattttagaattttagaattttagaattttagaattttagaattttagaattttagaattttagaattttagaattttagaattttagaattttagaattttagaattttagaattttagaattttagaattttagaattttagaattttagaattttagaattttagaattttagaattttagaattttagaattttagaattttagaattttagaattttagaattttagaattttagaattttagaattttagaattttagaattttagaattttagaattttagaattttagaattttagaattttagaattttagaattttaaattttagaattttagaattttagaattttagaattttagaattttagaattttagaattttaattttagaattttagaattttagaattttagaattttagaattttagaattttagaattttagaattttagaattttagaattttagaattttagaattttagaattttagaattttagaattttagaattttagaattttagaattttagaattttagaattttagaattttagaattttagaattttagaattttagaattttagaattttagaattttagaattttagaattttagaattttagaattttagaattttagaattttagaattttagaattttagaattttagaaatttagaaatttagaattttagaattttagaattttagaattttagaattttagaattttagaattttagaattttagaattttagaattttagaattttagaattttagaattttagaattttagaattttagaattttagaattttagaattttagaattttagaattttagaattttagaattttagaattttagaattttagaattttagaattttagaattttagaattttagaattttagaattttagaattttagaattttagaattttagaattttagaattttagaattttaaattttagaattttagaattttagaattttagaattttagaattttagaattttagaattttagaattttagaattttagaattttagaattttagaattttagaattttagaattttagaattttagaattttagatttttagaattttagaattatattagaattttattctaagtgtttgaaataaaaaaaggtattgcttttacctttttgtaatctgcattttttcaatttgttataattttattataaatatttttttcatttaaaaaaatatttttgtaaaccttttaaaaataattaattttttttgtaatcggctgaaaaactctataataaagaataaaaaaaaaatttttttgtaatctgatttgttttcaacctttttttatttaaattaattttattttttcggtaaaaaaatataaaaaaaaactgtaaaatattAGAGAATTCAGGATGTTggtagtttttaaatattgcaaCTCATCATCAAGATGTTCCTGGCGGAGCACTTACACCATtccaaaaatccgttttttcaatgttaactaCTTTTTAGGTAATAAAAACTGTATAAAAAGTTCTGGGCCTTAAAGGGTTAAATCAgagatactaaaattttcctTAAGGAGTTAATTTTTGATTAGTCAAATGTTAGAGTTTTTTATTATACAATTCTGAAGTCCAATAATCATAACACCCAATATTAGCCCTCATACTTCCGGTCTTCCAAGCTCACTCCCGATACTTTGAAATGCGCCTCTTCCATCATTTCAATGACTTGAAGCAACAGTTCTATTGATTAAAAATCCGGTGGATCAGAAACACCGCCACGAGATGATTATTCTGTACCCTTTTTCTCTTACCTTGGGTAGAACTTTTGACATTCGGTGattcatcctcctcctcctttggAATGAACCATATCCTCCATAAGCTCGGTTCCTCCCGGTCCTGTCTTCCGCCACGAAGACCTGGCCCGCCGGATTCATGCgtctcgtcctcctcctccaccgccACGAAGACAGAATTCTGAATATCTGGAACATAAGAAACTATAATTTGGCCACTtgcccactccggccggaactttccgaCAGAAAAAGAAGCACAACTTACCGGTCAAAATCCTTCCGAAGCCCAACATCAACAATAACTGGTTCGATTCGGTTGCATTCAAGTCCAAACAAGAcaaactgaagagaactgtcaaactgtttgcgtcgacgaaaatcgtgacgtcgaattgaagggaaatcgatggaaaaaacaatgtcgggcatgtcgagtgtttgtcgtacgtttgtcgtcctttcgaccaatcgatatcgaaacggtaaaaccaaaaccgcgcgacagcttgtaggggaacagcatctaattccagcgtgcctctaatgttggcaggtcagaactttgacatgcaattaaagctaaataaaagcgttttcaactgaaatcgagtgataaatagctcaataagaagttagcaagcaagtttctaacaaaagttttgcaaaattagttgtttaaatagtgaaaatcagcaaattggatggagttaggagcgagagcttaacctgccaaagatacgagaatttcccctacgacgtgcgacatttttcaaacagggaatGTTGCCATATGGTGAAAATGCAACCCGGCTGCAGActttttagaatttaacagaAATGTGTGTTTTAAAGAATACTAAAGGTTACAGTTAGTCACATTTGATCACGCACGGTTATATGTAcggttttaaataacttttctaTAAGTAGTATGGATTTCAATTAGTTTCggggtttttgcttttttttgttatctagGCTTTTCGCAAATTTTTAAACCCGTTGTAGCATTAGCATAAAAACTGAATGTTGCTGATCTTCAAATCGAGGAAGCATCAATGTGTGTGTGGgtgagtgagtgattgtgtTTTGTCTGTATATTTTTCagctaataataatttaattattttaattatttgaagaaaataatttaaatatgctGATTAATCCCATTACACTAAAAATAAACGATAACTAAGTATGCTTTTTGAATCGGTCGTTTTAATGAAACATCTAAATCCtacattcaaaataaaacaaatgggTAAATAATGAATGTTTACTCCTTATCGCTGTAagagtttaaaatcaaaatatcaattatgAGTTAAATTATTTACAACCTCGAATTTCGCTTAAATATACTAtaatttaaatgacaatttaaaCTTCTCTCTGCTCTTACAGTTGATAGAATGAGTTTAACAACAAACATGTTAAAACTGTGATTAATCAGCATTGCTTTTACCTGAGAAAATGGTTGGTTTAGTAATACGCCAGTCAATTTAATCAtgcacggcttcgtcgcgttgtTTCTGCCgtggtttaaaatataaaaaatataaatcatgcaTCTTTAACACTATACAATCACAAGTAtaagtttaataataaaaaactaactctacttgatttgcccgcaatacctttcggggtatatcctagggttctacctctcctactaaaattgagtccaaaacctccctacaaacatctataccactaaggtgacgtaggggtccctgcgcactttag
Protein-coding sequences here:
- the LOC119768082 gene encoding uncharacterized protein LOC119768082, with protein sequence MLGFGRILTDIQNSVFVAVEEEDETHESGGPGLRGGRQDREEPSLWRIWFIPKEEEDESPNVKSSTQGNQTYSNLILLTTQRLRVVPRSLLNGSCNDRKNTCSSSS